One Gimesia sp. DNA segment encodes these proteins:
- a CDS encoding GAF domain-containing protein, translating to MQRSSETLPEVRLILELISKGHSLTDTLTTLVEYLESKCEDMVCSILLVDEENRLRNGATLHLPEEYVRLTDGVLIGPEVGSCGAAAYHNRQVVVKDIETDPLWKDYKDLALKHDLRACWSTPIRSSTGAVLGTFAIYYHKPGEPTDYHRHLIEQAVYLAAIAIEHVRIEADLQKSEQESHRLRQHLQEAIESLTEGIVIYDSDDRLVMCNSKYLEIYSESRDILVPGQRFEDHIRISAYRGQVADAVGREEEWIKERICQHQNPAGSFRQKLCNGRWLKISEQRTAEGGISGVRTDITQQVLYEEKLRKSIHLIETIRKLLSQYISDTNPDKVFDDLLQTFLNITESESGFFGEVRQTKAGMYELIPRASCYRASLTADWDCAEVEKNRTRKFFEQQGLFERIITDKESLIVNDIQRAYEGDTTAAGRSDVGVIKSFLVLPVFSQGELSGVAGIANCPSGYDATLIEFIKPLLAAAGTLLTDYRNEVRRQENERALQISEERFSKIFRLNPIAKGILSLSTGSVIDVNESFLTTTRYQREEVVGKTIHELQFFPDASYWEEIIQSVCENGHVYEQEIVALINGGEKRIMDCSAWIIESDDEPLLLLMIKDLTEQRQTEEQNRQMQIQLQHSQKIKAIGQLAAGVAHEFNNILVGINLNAELMLLTPEEQIREDFREPLREIQKSGERAAELVKQLLAFGRKKAPNTSWFDVNALIMNHRAMIQRILGGSVKLILDLSPMAGMVWADEAEIEQALMNLVVNARDAVASGGELILGTQNVNLTAAQMADQNGCLPGSYTLLTVADTGCGMTPEVLERIFEPFFTTKPAAEGTGLGLSTVQRNLSDNGGFISVDSQPEEGTQFRVYLPQDQRIKATETRQTETPTNNKQMAGGSETILVCDDEPIVLSTISALLSRLGYKVLRALGPVEALKTVETHTEAISLLCTDFNMPQINGVELAQRLTGMRPGLKVVYLSGIAEKIPASALTGGSLVIQKPANLGELSVVIRQVLDEGANQKV from the coding sequence GTGCAGCGGTCATCAGAAACCTTACCTGAGGTCAGGTTGATCCTGGAACTGATCAGCAAAGGGCACTCCCTCACAGATACTCTGACGACACTGGTCGAATATCTGGAATCGAAGTGCGAGGACATGGTCTGTTCGATTCTGCTGGTGGATGAAGAAAACCGACTGCGCAACGGCGCTACGCTGCATCTGCCGGAGGAGTATGTCCGACTGACCGATGGGGTACTAATAGGTCCGGAGGTGGGTTCGTGTGGTGCGGCTGCCTATCACAACAGGCAGGTTGTGGTGAAGGATATTGAGACGGACCCTCTCTGGAAAGACTATAAAGACCTGGCTTTGAAACATGATCTGCGCGCCTGCTGGTCGACCCCGATTCGTTCTTCGACGGGAGCCGTATTGGGAACGTTTGCGATTTATTATCACAAACCGGGGGAGCCGACCGATTATCACCGGCATCTGATCGAACAGGCGGTTTACCTGGCAGCGATTGCGATCGAGCATGTCCGGATTGAAGCAGACTTACAGAAAAGCGAACAGGAGTCTCATCGGCTGCGGCAGCATCTGCAGGAGGCGATCGAATCGTTGACCGAGGGTATCGTAATTTATGATTCGGATGATCGGCTGGTGATGTGTAATTCGAAGTACCTGGAGATCTATAGTGAGAGTCGGGATATCCTGGTGCCTGGACAGCGTTTCGAGGATCACATCCGGATTTCAGCCTACCGGGGACAGGTAGCTGATGCGGTCGGCCGGGAAGAAGAATGGATTAAGGAACGAATATGCCAGCACCAGAATCCTGCAGGCAGTTTTCGCCAGAAATTGTGCAATGGGCGCTGGCTAAAGATTTCCGAACAGAGGACGGCAGAAGGAGGCATCTCTGGAGTTCGGACTGATATTACCCAGCAGGTGCTGTATGAAGAGAAATTGCGGAAATCGATTCACCTGATCGAGACTATCCGCAAGCTGCTGTCACAATACATCTCTGATACGAATCCGGATAAGGTGTTTGACGATCTGTTGCAGACGTTTTTAAATATCACAGAAAGTGAGTCCGGTTTTTTTGGAGAAGTCCGTCAAACAAAAGCGGGGATGTATGAACTGATTCCCCGGGCAAGCTGTTATCGCGCATCACTGACTGCTGACTGGGATTGTGCGGAAGTCGAGAAGAATCGGACCCGGAAATTCTTTGAACAGCAGGGATTGTTTGAACGGATCATAACAGACAAAGAGTCGCTGATTGTTAACGATATTCAGAGGGCTTACGAGGGTGACACTACGGCAGCGGGTAGATCTGATGTCGGTGTGATTAAATCGTTTCTGGTGCTCCCCGTTTTCTCCCAGGGAGAACTTTCAGGTGTAGCGGGAATCGCAAATTGTCCGTCTGGTTATGACGCAACTCTGATTGAGTTTATCAAACCACTGCTGGCTGCTGCGGGGACGCTGCTCACCGATTATCGGAATGAAGTCAGGCGACAGGAGAATGAACGGGCGCTGCAAATCTCGGAAGAGCGATTTTCCAAAATCTTTCGACTCAACCCGATTGCCAAGGGAATTCTGAGTCTGTCGACAGGCTCTGTAATCGATGTCAACGAATCATTCCTGACGACCACGCGTTATCAACGCGAAGAGGTGGTTGGGAAAACGATCCATGAACTGCAGTTCTTTCCCGATGCCAGTTACTGGGAAGAGATCATTCAGAGTGTGTGTGAAAACGGGCACGTCTATGAGCAGGAAATAGTAGCACTCATCAATGGTGGTGAAAAAAGGATCATGGACTGTTCCGCCTGGATTATTGAAAGTGACGATGAACCGCTGTTGCTGTTAATGATCAAGGATCTGACGGAACAGCGACAGACCGAAGAACAAAATCGGCAGATGCAGATTCAACTGCAACACAGCCAGAAAATCAAAGCGATCGGACAACTGGCAGCGGGAGTGGCGCACGAGTTTAATAATATTCTGGTTGGGATCAATTTGAATGCAGAGCTCATGTTGCTGACGCCTGAGGAACAGATTCGGGAAGACTTTCGGGAACCCTTGCGGGAAATTCAAAAGTCAGGCGAACGTGCTGCAGAGCTCGTCAAACAACTGCTGGCTTTCGGACGAAAGAAAGCCCCGAATACTTCCTGGTTTGATGTAAATGCACTGATCATGAATCATCGTGCCATGATTCAACGGATCCTGGGAGGTTCCGTTAAACTGATCCTGGATCTGTCACCCATGGCTGGGATGGTCTGGGCGGATGAAGCCGAGATCGAGCAGGCGTTGATGAATCTGGTCGTCAATGCGCGAGACGCGGTGGCTTCAGGCGGCGAGCTTATTTTAGGAACACAGAATGTGAATCTCACCGCAGCTCAGATGGCTGATCAGAATGGATGTCTGCCTGGAAGTTATACGCTCCTGACTGTGGCGGATACTGGTTGTGGGATGACACCCGAAGTTCTGGAGCGAATTTTTGAACCGTTTTTCACAACCAAGCCTGCAGCGGAAGGAACCGGACTGGGGTTATCCACCGTGCAGCGGAATCTGTCTGACAATGGTGGATTTATATCGGTGGATAGCCAACCGGAAGAAGGGACTCAATTTCGGGTCTACTTACCGCAGGATCAACGCATCAAGGCAACCGAAACCAGGCAGACCGAAACTCCCACGAACAATAAGCAGATGGCCGGTGGTTCGGAAACAATTCTGGTCTGCGATGACGAACCGATTGTGCTGTCGACGATATCAGCACTATTGAGTCGACTGGGGTATAAGGTGCTCCGAGCACTGGGGCCGGTGGAGGCGCTGAAAACTGTCGAAACGCATACCGAAGCGATATCGCTTTTATGTACCGACTTTAACATGCCTCAGATCAATGGCGTGGAACTGGCGCAGCGATTGACGGGGATGCGTCCCGGCTTGAAGGTGGTCTATTTATCGGGGATTGCAGAGAAGATCCCGGCTTCCGCGCTGACTGGTGGCAGCCTGGTCATCCAGAAGCCAGCCAACCTGGGAGAACTATCGGTCGTCATCCGACAGGTTCTGGATGAGGGGGCAAACCAGAAGGTCTGA